Proteins from a single region of Bradyrhizobium diazoefficiens:
- a CDS encoding response regulator produces the protein MPKVLIADDEDSMRQLVARAIAMDGHETVTAQDGAEALEILTREDGAFDLLLTDIQMPVMDGIALALSAARDFPDLTILLMTGFADQRERASNLNALVHDVVTKPFSVADIRTAVADALAAKKG, from the coding sequence ATGCCCAAAGTTTTGATCGCCGATGACGAGGATTCGATGCGCCAATTGGTGGCGCGCGCCATCGCCATGGACGGCCACGAAACTGTCACCGCGCAGGACGGCGCCGAAGCGCTGGAGATCCTGACCCGCGAGGACGGCGCGTTCGACCTGCTGCTCACAGACATCCAGATGCCTGTCATGGACGGCATTGCGCTGGCGCTCTCCGCCGCACGCGATTTCCCCGATTTGACCATTCTGCTGATGACGGGCTTTGCCGATCAGCGCGAGCGCGCTTCGAATTTGAATGCGCTGGTGCATGACGTCGTGACCAAGCCGTTCTCGGTCGCGGATATCCGCACGGCAGTCGCGGACGCGCTCGCGGCGAAGAAGGGTTAG
- a CDS encoding prephenate/arogenate dehydrogenase family protein, giving the protein MSVDPHFRRVALIGFGLIGGSIARAAKLQGLASEIVTTARSEKTRARVLELGIVDRVVATNAEAVKDADLVILCIPVGACGPVAQEIAPHLKPGAVISDVGSVKGAVVKDMAPHLPKTVNFVPAHPVAGTEHSGPDSGFAELFINRWCILTPPEGTDTDATAHLRAFWAAMGAKVEVMTPDHHDLVLAITSHLPHLIAYTIVGTADELAQVTESEVIKFSAGGFRDFTRIAASDPTMWRDVFLANKDAVLEMLGTFTEDLAKLTRAIRRGDGEALFDHFTRTRAIRRGIVEIGQDSAAPDFGRPHAALKKP; this is encoded by the coding sequence ATGAGCGTGGATCCGCACTTCCGGCGCGTCGCGCTGATCGGCTTTGGCCTGATTGGCGGCTCGATCGCGCGCGCTGCGAAGCTCCAGGGGCTGGCTTCTGAGATCGTCACCACGGCGCGCTCGGAGAAGACGCGCGCGCGGGTGCTCGAGCTCGGCATCGTCGACCGGGTCGTCGCGACCAATGCGGAAGCCGTGAAGGATGCCGATCTCGTCATCCTCTGCATTCCCGTCGGCGCCTGCGGGCCGGTCGCGCAGGAGATCGCGCCGCATCTCAAGCCCGGCGCCGTGATCTCCGACGTCGGCTCGGTCAAGGGCGCCGTGGTCAAGGACATGGCACCGCATCTGCCGAAGACCGTTAATTTCGTGCCGGCGCATCCCGTCGCGGGTACCGAGCATTCGGGGCCGGATTCCGGCTTCGCCGAGCTCTTCATCAATCGCTGGTGCATTTTGACACCGCCGGAAGGCACCGACACTGATGCCACCGCGCATCTGCGTGCGTTCTGGGCGGCGATGGGCGCCAAGGTCGAGGTGATGACGCCGGATCATCATGATCTCGTGCTCGCCATCACCAGTCATCTGCCGCATCTGATCGCCTACACCATCGTCGGCACCGCCGACGAGCTGGCGCAGGTGACGGAGTCGGAGGTCATCAAATTCTCCGCCGGTGGTTTCCGCGACTTCACCCGCATCGCGGCCTCCGACCCGACGATGTGGCGCGACGTCTTCCTCGCCAACAAGGACGCCGTGCTGGAGATGCTCGGCACCTTCACCGAGGATCTCGCAAAGCTCACCCGCGCCATCCGTCGCGGCGACGGCGAGGCGCTGTTCGATCACTTCACCCGGACCCGCGCCATCCGCCGCGGCATTGTCGAGATCGGCCAGGATTCCGCTGCGCCCGACTTCGGCCGACCGCATGCGGCGCTGAAGAAGCCGTAG
- a CDS encoding YdcF family protein, with amino-acid sequence MTAPTDDRLPKLPRGWLRATVVSTIAFAFVGAAAGFVAFLSQLRGAEIAPDRKADGIVVLTGGSSRVPDAMELLAAGYGRRLLISGVHPTSTANDISRTLPEKQPFMTCCVDLDRTALTTRGNAAEARRWAEGRGFKSLIVVTSNYHMPRALAEFSHAMPETALIPFAVVGDKWREEPWWTSASTLRLLLSEYVKYIAAELRVRLEDFGIDLSPEVSEQPAGLQPKRPATAQVNRSDF; translated from the coding sequence ATGACCGCGCCGACCGACGATCGATTGCCGAAACTGCCGCGCGGCTGGTTGCGCGCGACCGTCGTGTCGACGATCGCGTTTGCCTTTGTCGGCGCGGCAGCAGGCTTCGTCGCGTTCCTGTCGCAATTGCGCGGCGCCGAGATCGCGCCGGACCGCAAGGCTGACGGCATCGTGGTGTTGACCGGCGGCTCGTCGCGAGTGCCGGATGCGATGGAGCTGCTGGCGGCCGGCTACGGCAGGCGGCTGCTGATCTCGGGCGTGCACCCGACCTCGACAGCGAACGACATCTCCCGGACTCTGCCGGAGAAACAGCCTTTCATGACCTGCTGCGTCGATCTCGACCGCACCGCGCTCACGACGCGCGGCAACGCGGCGGAGGCGCGGCGCTGGGCCGAGGGCCGCGGCTTCAAATCGCTGATCGTGGTCACCTCGAACTACCACATGCCGCGTGCACTAGCGGAATTCTCGCATGCGATGCCGGAGACCGCGCTGATCCCGTTCGCGGTGGTCGGCGACAAATGGCGCGAGGAGCCGTGGTGGACGTCGGCCTCGACGCTGCGGCTGCTGTTGTCCGAATATGTCAAGTACATCGCGGCCGAGCTCAGGGTGCGGCTGGAGGATTTCGGGATTGACCTTTCTCCCGAAGTGTCGGAGCAGCCTGCGGGCCTGCAACCGAAGCGGCCCGCTACCGCACAGGTCAATCGATCGGATTTTTGA
- the hisC gene encoding histidinol-phosphate transaminase: MSRPVPNPGILDIAPYTPGKSPVAEPGRKVFKLSANETPFGPSPKAIEAFKDVADHLEDYPEGTSRVLREAIGRSFGLDPNRIICGAGSDEILNLLAHTYLSHGDEAISTTHGFLVYPIATMAVGAKNVVAAEKNLTADVDAILQAVTPRTKLVWLANPNNPTGTYLPFDEVKRLRAGLPSHVLLVLDAAYCDYVSRNDYEMGIELVATTENTVVTHTFSKIHGLAALRVGWMFGPEHIIDAVNRIRGPFNVSTPAMYAAVAAIEDTAHQAMSKQFTETWRNWLTEEIGKLGLKVTPGVANFVLIHFPTEGKTADAADAYLTRRGLVLRALKNYSLQHALRMTIGTEEANRLVVEALRDFMAGK, translated from the coding sequence ATGTCCCGCCCCGTGCCGAATCCCGGCATTCTCGATATTGCGCCCTACACGCCCGGCAAGAGCCCGGTCGCGGAGCCGGGCCGCAAGGTGTTCAAGCTCTCGGCCAACGAGACGCCGTTCGGACCTTCGCCCAAGGCGATCGAGGCGTTCAAGGACGTGGCGGATCATCTGGAAGACTATCCGGAGGGCACCTCGCGCGTGCTGCGCGAGGCGATCGGCCGCTCTTTCGGGCTCGATCCCAACCGCATCATCTGCGGCGCCGGTTCGGACGAGATCCTCAACCTGCTCGCCCACACCTATCTCAGCCATGGCGACGAGGCGATCTCGACCACGCACGGCTTCCTGGTTTACCCGATCGCCACCATGGCAGTCGGCGCCAAGAACGTGGTCGCGGCCGAGAAGAATCTCACCGCCGATGTCGATGCGATCCTGCAGGCGGTGACGCCGCGCACGAAGCTGGTCTGGCTCGCCAACCCCAACAACCCGACCGGCACCTATCTGCCGTTCGATGAGGTCAAGCGCCTGCGCGCCGGCCTGCCGTCGCACGTGCTGCTGGTGCTGGATGCCGCCTATTGCGATTACGTGTCGCGCAACGATTACGAGATGGGGATCGAGCTCGTCGCCACCACTGAGAACACGGTGGTGACGCACACCTTCTCCAAGATCCACGGTCTTGCGGCGCTGCGCGTCGGCTGGATGTTCGGTCCTGAGCATATCATCGACGCCGTCAACCGCATTCGCGGCCCGTTCAACGTGTCGACGCCGGCGATGTACGCCGCGGTCGCCGCGATCGAGGACACCGCGCACCAGGCGATGTCGAAGCAGTTCACCGAAACCTGGCGCAACTGGCTCACCGAGGAGATCGGTAAGCTCGGGCTCAAGGTGACACCGGGCGTCGCCAATTTCGTGCTGATCCACTTCCCGACGGAGGGCAAGACCGCGGACGCGGCCGACGCCTATCTCACCAGGCGCGGCCTGGTGCTGCGCGCGTTGAAGAACTATAGCCTGCAGCATGCGCTGCGCATGACCATCGGCACCGAGGAGGCTAACCGCCTCGTCGTCGAGGCGCTGCGCGATTTCATGGCCGGCAAATGA
- a CDS encoding lysophospholipid acyltransferase family protein, with product MFLIFLRSLLFNVLFYAVLVCLAIVALPTFALPPRAMLTVAKWWAKATLVLMRVVCNIKVEFRGTEKIPRGPLVIAAKHQSFWETFVLPGFFEHPIFILKRQLMQIPVFGQFLVKTGMIAIDRKAGVKALLDMTRRAREAVRGGGQLVIFPEGTRRAPGAPPDYKTGFAQIYSSCGVQCLPIALNSGLFWPRRTFMRYPGTLVVEFLDPLPPGLLKDEFLKRVQTAIEDATGRLVEAGRKEQEQLIGAAPSYAPSER from the coding sequence ATGTTCCTGATTTTCCTGCGCTCGCTGCTGTTCAACGTGCTGTTCTATGCCGTGCTGGTGTGCCTCGCAATCGTGGCGCTGCCGACCTTCGCATTGCCGCCGCGCGCCATGCTGACGGTGGCGAAATGGTGGGCAAAGGCGACGCTGGTGCTGATGCGGGTGGTCTGCAACATCAAGGTGGAATTCCGCGGTACCGAGAAGATCCCGAGGGGACCATTGGTGATCGCCGCAAAGCACCAGTCGTTCTGGGAGACGTTCGTGCTGCCGGGTTTCTTCGAGCACCCGATCTTCATCCTCAAGCGTCAGCTCATGCAGATTCCGGTGTTCGGTCAGTTCCTGGTCAAGACCGGGATGATCGCCATCGACCGCAAGGCCGGCGTGAAGGCGCTGCTGGACATGACGCGGCGCGCGCGCGAGGCGGTGCGCGGCGGCGGCCAGCTCGTCATCTTTCCTGAAGGCACGCGCCGCGCGCCCGGGGCGCCGCCGGACTACAAGACCGGTTTTGCGCAGATCTATTCGTCCTGCGGCGTGCAGTGCCTGCCGATTGCACTCAATTCCGGCCTGTTCTGGCCGCGCCGCACCTTCATGCGCTATCCCGGTACGCTGGTGGTAGAGTTCCTCGATCCGCTGCCGCCCGGCCTGCTCAAGGATGAGTTTCTCAAGCGCGTGCAGACTGCGATCGAGGACGCGACCGGCCGCCTCGTCGAAGCCGGACGGAAAGAGCAGGAGCAGTTGATCGGTGCTGCGCCGAGCTATGCTCCGTCGGAGCGCTAG
- a CDS encoding MJ0042-type zinc finger domain-containing protein, whose product MHIVCPHCTTSYAIKLASLGANGRTVRCSRCKETWMAHPKDAIEEAAVPAMAAASQADDQSDLAEQWNSYAKDDGTAETPVVDSPSIASDWPTEDATETEDEWSAAAQAAEEEVVGAQHQSWFRGLFSRRGAKVSRPAPAVARRKSHFGLPTACAAMGALVLALVIWRNDMVRLLPQTAAFYKLVGLEVNLRGLAFKDVKLSSETVDGKQVLVIEGVIVGQGKKPLDIPRLRFAVRDAQGAEIYAWNSVLEQTVLQPGERAFFRSRLASPPPEGRNIDVRFFNRRDIAGGSV is encoded by the coding sequence ATGCATATCGTTTGCCCCCATTGTACGACATCCTATGCCATCAAGCTTGCGAGCCTTGGAGCCAATGGGCGGACGGTCCGTTGCTCCCGATGCAAGGAGACCTGGATGGCGCATCCCAAGGATGCCATTGAGGAGGCGGCGGTGCCGGCGATGGCCGCGGCCAGCCAAGCCGATGACCAGTCCGACCTCGCCGAGCAGTGGAACTCCTACGCCAAGGACGACGGCACCGCCGAGACCCCGGTGGTCGATAGCCCCTCGATCGCCAGCGACTGGCCGACCGAGGATGCCACCGAGACCGAGGACGAATGGTCGGCGGCGGCCCAGGCTGCCGAGGAGGAGGTCGTCGGCGCGCAGCACCAGTCCTGGTTCCGTGGCCTGTTCAGCCGCCGCGGAGCGAAGGTGAGCCGCCCGGCGCCGGCCGTAGCCCGGCGAAAATCCCATTTCGGCCTGCCGACCGCCTGCGCCGCCATGGGCGCGCTGGTGCTGGCGCTGGTGATCTGGCGCAACGACATGGTCCGCCTGCTGCCGCAGACGGCGGCGTTCTACAAGCTGGTCGGCTTAGAGGTAAATCTGCGTGGGCTCGCCTTCAAGGACGTCAAGCTCTCCAGCGAGACGGTGGACGGCAAGCAAGTGCTGGTGATCGAGGGTGTGATCGTCGGCCAGGGCAAGAAGCCGCTGGATATCCCGCGCTTGCGCTTTGCCGTGCGCGACGCGCAAGGCGCGGAGATCTACGCCTGGAATTCGGTGCTGGAACAGACCGTGCTGCAACCCGGCGAGCGCGCCTTCTTCCGCTCGCGCCTGGCCTCGCCGCCGCCGGAAGGCCGCAATATCGACGTTCGTTTCTTCAACCGGCGCGACATTGCCGGCGGCAGCGTATAA
- a CDS encoding ABC transporter permease — protein MSRTDERGVLVDLGQERPQLPARARNMSPIVPRASIHGRALVAVVAIMTFLASMTTGTVLLVSASAAEWQSDVASEITIQVRPQSGRDIERDTAAVTEAIRAQAGIVEVKPFTKEESGKLLEPWLGTGLSMDDLPVPRMIIARVQPGTVLDLGALRARVTQVAPSASVDDHRAWIERMRSMTNATVLAGIGILALVIVATIISVSFATRGAMAANRPIVEVLHFVGAGDRYIANHFLRHFLRLGLEGGVIGGGVAMLLFGFSESIAGWFSGTPVGDQFAALLGTFSLRPSGYVVLAVQAVLIGAITAVASCQTLFATLNDVD, from the coding sequence ATGAGTAGGACCGACGAGCGCGGCGTATTGGTCGATCTCGGACAGGAGCGTCCGCAGCTTCCGGCCAGGGCGCGCAACATGTCGCCGATCGTGCCGCGCGCCTCGATCCACGGTCGCGCCCTCGTCGCCGTCGTCGCCATCATGACGTTCCTTGCCTCGATGACGACCGGCACGGTTCTGCTGGTCAGCGCCTCGGCCGCGGAATGGCAGTCGGATGTCGCGAGCGAGATCACCATCCAGGTCCGACCTCAATCCGGGCGCGACATCGAGCGCGACACGGCTGCCGTCACCGAGGCGATACGCGCGCAGGCCGGAATCGTCGAGGTCAAGCCGTTCACCAAGGAGGAAAGCGGCAAGCTGCTCGAGCCCTGGCTCGGCACCGGCCTGTCGATGGACGATCTGCCGGTGCCGCGCATGATCATCGCGCGCGTTCAACCGGGCACGGTGCTCGATCTCGGCGCCTTGCGCGCCCGCGTGACACAGGTGGCGCCAAGCGCCAGCGTCGACGATCATCGCGCCTGGATCGAACGGATGCGCTCTATGACCAACGCGACCGTGCTTGCCGGCATTGGCATCCTCGCGCTCGTCATCGTTGCGACCATCATCTCGGTGTCGTTCGCAACCCGCGGCGCAATGGCGGCGAACCGCCCGATCGTCGAGGTCCTGCATTTCGTCGGCGCCGGCGACCGCTACATCGCCAATCACTTCCTGCGGCACTTCCTCAGGCTCGGCCTCGAAGGTGGCGTCATCGGTGGCGGTGTCGCCATGCTGCTGTTCGGCTTCTCCGAGTCGATCGCCGGATGGTTCTCCGGCACGCCGGTCGGCGACCAGTTCGCAGCCTTGCTCGGCACCTTCTCGCTGCGGCCGTCCGGCTATGTCGTGCTCGCGGTGCAGGCCGTCCTGATCGGCGCGATCACAGCAGTGGCCTCGTGCCAGACCCTATTCGCGACGCTGAATGACGTGGATTGA
- a CDS encoding homoserine O-acetyltransferase, giving the protein MGSVKSILSPAISADERSHEVDHPSSPVAHFGADQPLRLDCGIDLTPFQIAYKTYGELNADRSNAVLICHALTGDQHVANVHPVTGKPGWWETLVGPGRPLDPSRYFIICSNVIGGCMGSTGPASINPATGKVWGLDFPVITIPDMVRAQAMLIDRLGIDTLFAVVGGSMGGMQVLQWTAAYPKRVYSALAIACSTRHSAQNIAFHELGRQAVMADPDWHNGGYADHGIHPHRGLAVARMAAHITYLSDAALHRKFGRRMQDRELPTFSFDADFQVESYLRYQGSSFVERFDANSYLYLTRAMDYFDIAGDHGGVLAKAFAGIETRFCVVSFTSDWLFPTSESRALVHALNASSARVSFAEIETDRGHDAFLLDVPEFFDISRAFLQSAGKARGLTNKDD; this is encoded by the coding sequence ATGGGTAGCGTCAAATCGATTCTGAGCCCGGCGATCAGCGCCGATGAGCGCTCGCACGAGGTTGACCATCCGAGTTCACCCGTCGCGCATTTCGGCGCCGACCAGCCGTTGCGACTCGATTGCGGCATCGATCTCACCCCGTTCCAGATCGCCTACAAGACCTATGGCGAGCTCAACGCCGATCGCTCCAATGCCGTCCTGATCTGCCATGCGCTGACCGGAGATCAGCACGTCGCCAATGTGCATCCCGTCACCGGCAAGCCGGGCTGGTGGGAGACGCTGGTCGGTCCCGGCCGCCCGCTCGACCCCAGCCGCTATTTCATCATCTGCTCCAACGTGATCGGCGGCTGCATGGGTTCGACCGGCCCGGCCTCGATCAATCCCGCGACCGGCAAGGTGTGGGGGCTGGATTTCCCTGTCATCACCATCCCCGACATGGTGCGCGCGCAGGCGATGCTGATCGACCGGCTCGGCATCGACACGCTGTTTGCCGTGGTCGGCGGCTCGATGGGCGGCATGCAGGTGCTGCAATGGACCGCGGCCTACCCCAAGCGCGTGTATTCGGCGCTGGCGATCGCCTGTTCGACCCGGCACTCGGCGCAGAACATCGCCTTCCACGAGCTTGGCCGCCAGGCCGTGATGGCCGATCCCGACTGGCACAATGGCGGCTATGCCGATCATGGCATTCATCCGCATCGCGGCCTCGCGGTCGCACGCATGGCCGCGCACATCACTTACCTTTCGGACGCAGCGCTGCATCGCAAGTTCGGCCGCCGCATGCAGGACCGCGAGCTGCCGACCTTCTCGTTCGATGCAGACTTCCAGGTCGAGTCCTATCTGCGCTATCAGGGCTCGTCCTTTGTCGAGCGCTTCGACGCCAACTCCTATCTCTATCTGACCCGCGCGATGGATTATTTCGATATCGCCGGCGACCATGGCGGCGTGCTGGCGAAGGCGTTCGCCGGAATCGAGACGCGCTTCTGCGTGGTTTCCTTCACAAGCGACTGGCTGTTCCCGACCTCGGAGTCGCGCGCGCTGGTGCATGCGCTCAACGCCTCGAGCGCACGGGTGTCGTTTGCCGAGATTGAGACCGATCGCGGCCACGACGCCTTCCTGCTCGACGTCCCCGAATTCTTCGATATCTCCCGCGCCTTCCTGCAATCGGCCGGCAAGGCGCGCGGGCTCACGAACAAGGACGACTAG
- a CDS encoding chorismate mutase: protein MSQRPPAPPSLQELRKEIDAIDEGMHRLLMQRGDIIDRLIQVKQTQEVGSAFRPAREASMMRDIVQRHRGILPLDTVESIWRVIISTFTYVQAPFSVHADVSVSEPAMRDSVRFHFGFTVPYVAHFSAQAAVEAVAKSKGDLALVSAISSRTPWWLELEADGAPKIIARLPFVERADHPAALPVFAVSRVADSAVVTEVETFSVRVSGWNAEVARALSPLAEIVAVPDTAFDGAALLVSVTSAISIDKIRAALIEAGASVRSTALVGSHATRYTVPPTGSKS from the coding sequence ATGTCCCAACGACCGCCCGCGCCACCATCGCTCCAGGAATTGCGCAAGGAGATCGACGCGATCGACGAGGGCATGCATCGCTTGCTGATGCAGCGCGGCGACATCATCGATCGCCTGATCCAGGTGAAGCAGACCCAGGAGGTCGGCTCGGCGTTCCGCCCGGCGCGCGAAGCCTCCATGATGCGTGACATCGTGCAGCGCCATCGCGGCATCCTGCCGCTCGACACGGTCGAGAGCATCTGGCGCGTCATCATCTCCACCTTCACCTATGTCCAGGCACCGTTCTCGGTGCATGCCGACGTCTCGGTGAGCGAGCCGGCGATGCGCGATTCCGTGCGCTTCCATTTCGGCTTCACGGTGCCTTACGTCGCGCATTTCAGCGCGCAGGCCGCGGTCGAAGCGGTGGCAAAATCCAAGGGCGACCTGGCGCTGGTGTCAGCGATCTCCAGCCGCACGCCGTGGTGGCTGGAGCTGGAAGCAGACGGCGCGCCGAAGATCATTGCGCGACTGCCGTTCGTCGAGCGTGCCGACCATCCGGCCGCTCTGCCCGTGTTCGCGGTATCCCGCGTTGCCGACAGCGCGGTGGTGACGGAGGTCGAGACCTTCAGCGTGCGCGTCTCCGGGTGGAACGCCGAGGTGGCGCGGGCGCTATCGCCGCTCGCCGAAATCGTGGCGGTGCCCGATACCGCCTTCGACGGTGCGGCGCTGCTGGTCTCGGTCACCAGCGCGATCAGTATCGACAAAATCAGGGCTGCCCTGATCGAAGCGGGGGCCTCGGTGCGCTCCACGGCTCTCGTCGGCAGCCACGCAACGCGCTATACGGTGCCCCCAACCGGGTCGAAATCGTAA
- a CDS encoding DUF2125 domain-containing protein yields the protein MSDMTVAAGRRSRWGLFIAPVLLLILAVAWSGFWFYAASQAQVAADAWRAQEAKSGRIYDCAKRSIAGFPFRFEVQCSGASVALVSQNASKTPFTAKLDNILVVAQVYDPKHVIAEFSAPATLTDGVTQSSFVVNWSKGRSSVIGLPAVPERASIVFDDPSIVRMDGSVPVPLARAKQIELHGRLADGSSSDHPVIETVLQVSQGSIQGVHPLLAEPFEADTRAKITGLSDLTPKPWPQRFREIRAAGGHIEIVQSRIQQGEMIAVAAGTLGLSANGRLDGELQMTVTGLERVIPALGIEKMLEEGVPQATLDRVAPGVKSQDLNNLFGALDRAVPGLGKVIKQNANAGVAAGINSIGTESTLEGKKARSFPLKFVDGAVLLGPVKVGQIPPLY from the coding sequence ATGTCCGATATGACCGTTGCCGCAGGCCGGCGCTCCCGTTGGGGGCTCTTCATCGCTCCCGTCCTCCTCCTGATCCTCGCTGTCGCCTGGAGCGGCTTCTGGTTCTATGCGGCCTCGCAGGCCCAGGTCGCGGCCGATGCCTGGCGCGCGCAGGAGGCCAAATCGGGCCGCATCTACGACTGCGCCAAGCGCTCGATCGCGGGCTTCCCGTTCCGCTTCGAGGTCCAGTGCTCGGGCGCCAGCGTTGCGCTGGTCTCGCAGAATGCGAGCAAGACGCCGTTCACGGCCAAGCTCGACAACATTCTGGTCGTGGCCCAGGTCTACGATCCCAAGCACGTCATCGCCGAGTTTTCCGCGCCGGCAACGCTGACCGATGGCGTGACGCAAAGCAGCTTCGTGGTGAACTGGAGCAAAGGCCGCAGCAGCGTCATCGGTCTGCCGGCCGTGCCTGAACGCGCCTCCATCGTGTTCGACGATCCCAGCATCGTCAGGATGGACGGCAGCGTGCCGGTGCCGCTCGCGCGCGCCAAGCAGATCGAGCTGCACGGGCGTCTCGCCGATGGATCGTCATCCGATCATCCCGTGATCGAGACCGTGCTCCAGGTCTCGCAGGGCAGCATTCAGGGCGTGCACCCGCTGCTCGCCGAGCCGTTCGAAGCCGACACGCGCGCGAAGATCACGGGGCTCTCCGATCTCACCCCAAAACCTTGGCCGCAGCGCTTCCGCGAGATCCGGGCCGCCGGCGGCCATATCGAGATCGTGCAGTCGCGGATCCAGCAGGGCGAGATGATCGCGGTCGCGGCCGGCACGCTGGGCCTCTCGGCCAATGGCCGACTGGACGGCGAATTGCAGATGACGGTGACCGGCCTCGAACGCGTCATTCCGGCTCTCGGCATCGAGAAGATGCTGGAAGAGGGCGTGCCGCAGGCAACGCTCGATCGCGTTGCGCCCGGCGTGAAGTCGCAGGACCTCAACAATCTCTTCGGCGCACTCGACCGCGCCGTTCCCGGCCTCGGCAAGGTCATCAAGCAGAACGCCAATGCCGGCGTTGCCGCCGGCATCAACTCGATCGGCACCGAGAGCACGCTCGAGGGCAAGAAGGCGCGCAGCTTCCCGCTGAAATTCGTCGACGGCGCCGTGCTGCTCGGTCCGGTCAAGGTCGGCCAGATTCCGCCGCTGTATTGA
- the ftsE gene encoding cell division ATP-binding protein FtsE: MVRFENVGLRYGLGPEILRDLSFQIPAHSFQFLTGPSGAGKTSLLRLLFLSHRPTRGLINLFGHDVSQLGKDEIADLRKRIGIVLQDFRLLDHMTTYENVALPFRVMGRSESSYRKEVIDLLRWVGLGDRMDALPPILSGGEKQRAAIARAVISRPQLLLADEPTGSVDPTLGRRLLRLFIELNKSGTAVIIATHDIALMDQYEARRFVLHQGRLHVYE; the protein is encoded by the coding sequence TTGGTTCGGTTCGAAAATGTCGGATTACGCTACGGCCTGGGGCCGGAGATCCTGCGCGACCTCTCCTTCCAGATCCCGGCGCATTCCTTCCAGTTCCTCACCGGCCCGTCCGGCGCCGGCAAGACCTCGTTGCTGCGCCTGTTGTTCCTGTCGCATCGCCCGACGCGCGGCCTCATCAATCTGTTCGGCCACGACGTCTCCCAGCTCGGCAAGGACGAGATCGCCGATTTGCGCAAGCGCATCGGCATCGTGCTTCAGGATTTCCGCCTGCTCGACCACATGACGACCTACGAGAACGTGGCGCTGCCGTTTCGCGTCATGGGCCGCAGCGAATCGAGCTATCGCAAGGAAGTCATCGACCTCCTGCGCTGGGTCGGGCTCGGTGACCGCATGGATGCGCTGCCGCCGATCCTGTCGGGCGGCGAGAAGCAGCGCGCCGCGATCGCGCGCGCCGTGATCTCGCGACCGCAACTGCTGCTTGCGGACGAGCCGACCGGCAGCGTCGATCCGACGCTCGGGCGACGATTGCTGCGGCTCTTCATCGAGCTCAACAAATCAGGCACGGCCGTGATCATCGCAACCCACGACATCGCGCTGATGGACCAGTACGAAGCGCGCCGTTTCGTGCTGCACCAGGGACGACTGCACGTCTATGAGTAG
- a CDS encoding gamma-glutamylcyclotransferase — MSEITLPSVTTAKGDLWVFGYGSLMWRPDFAFEERVPARLVGEHRALCVYSFVHRGTPEQPGLVLGLDRGGACRGIAFRIAEKNRAEVVAYLRAREQVTSVYREVMRSVWLENDARQRVSALAYVVDRGHVQYAGRLSLADQHRHVVQGHGQSGTNRDYVTATVKAIEAEGFRDAQLHQLAMMLHGDAHSLHAPAPDENRDSR, encoded by the coding sequence ATGTCGGAAATCACCCTCCCCTCCGTCACCACTGCCAAGGGCGACCTCTGGGTGTTCGGCTACGGCTCCTTGATGTGGCGGCCGGACTTCGCATTCGAGGAGCGCGTCCCGGCGCGGCTGGTCGGCGAGCATCGCGCACTCTGCGTCTATTCTTTCGTGCATCGCGGCACGCCGGAGCAGCCGGGCCTGGTGCTGGGGCTTGATCGCGGCGGCGCCTGCCGCGGCATCGCCTTCCGCATCGCTGAAAAGAATCGCGCTGAGGTGGTCGCCTATTTGCGGGCGCGCGAGCAGGTGACGTCGGTCTATCGCGAGGTGATGCGCTCGGTGTGGCTGGAGAACGACGCGCGCCAGCGCGTCTCCGCGCTCGCCTATGTCGTCGACCGCGGTCACGTGCAATATGCCGGCCGGCTGTCGCTCGCCGACCAGCACCGCCATGTCGTCCAGGGCCACGGCCAGTCCGGCACCAACCGCGACTATGTCACGGCGACCGTCAAGGCGATCGAGGCCGAAGGCTTTCGCGACGCGCAATTGCATCAGCTCGCGATGATGTTGCATGGCGATGCGCATTCGCTGCACGCTCCTGCTCCCGACGAAAACAGGGACAGCCGCTAG